In the genome of Montipora foliosa isolate CH-2021 chromosome 3, ASM3666993v2, whole genome shotgun sequence, one region contains:
- the LOC137996948 gene encoding uncharacterized protein, with amino-acid sequence MTRILQCFNQLIRPCGRRRLVSSRKLLWLFVLLCITFVTVALHAFSFHIMETIGNNVVHQHSHLSNNSEFALSTTTIARLMDSVNESSARQEPVDSKSTKSNEEKINKTENSSRRSCHSWCRSAANASKPFFLTAVLLVRIYVKDLPQLSTRELRQWFYYLRYAGFQHVYVYDAYVMKNESQAKALKSLIDEGFVTYTDWSHRAYPYSISGTQLSAYQDCIDRFGHDSVWQAAIDMDEYPFSPKDKQPFFVQRAVAQFSENNPTASELTMQNFLFLGKPIDDSKRPMLMDRIWRRTHGPANALVKPIYKPLHVGSASVHHNSLAKGHTINFPVDLLRMNHYWGARLQNWGDDTPEIIEKTQPDNSMESIVKTLQDCLSECVPSTEYLYRKEWN; translated from the coding sequence ATGACACGGATATTGCAATGTTTCAACCAGCTTATAAGGCCATGCGGAAGACGAAGGCTTGTTTCGTCGAGAAAGTTGCTCTGGTTGTTCGTCTTGCTATGTATTACATTTGTGACAGTGGCTTTGCATGCGTTTAGCTTCCACATAATGGAGACTATAGGCAATAACGTCGTTCACCAACACAGTCACCTCTCAAATAATTCAGAATTTGCCTTATCAACGACGACGATAGCAAGACTCATGGACAGCGTAAACGAATCGTCTGCGAGGCAAGAACCTGTGGACTCCAAATCAACGAAGTCGAACGAGGAGAAAATTAACAAAACGGAAAATTCTTCACGGCGTAGTTGTCATTCTTGGTGTAGGAGTGCGGCAAATGCATCGAAACCTTTCTTTTTAACAGCCGTGCTCCTCGTGCGAATTTATGTCAAGGATTTACCGCAGCTCTCGACCAGGGAGTTAAGACAGTGGTTTTATTACCTGCGGTACGCTGGCTTTCAACACGTGTATGTTTACGATGCGTATGTTATGAAGAACGAATCCCAAGCCAAAGCTCTGAAATCTCTAATCGACGAAGGATTTGTTACTTACACAGACTGGAGTCACAGAGCTTACCCTTATTCTATTTCAGGCACGCAACTCTCTGCCTATCAGGATTGTATCGACAGATTCGGCCACGACAGTGTTTGGCAAGCAGCCATCGACATGGATGAATATCCGTTCAGTCCAAAAGACAAGCAGCCATTTTTTGTTCAAAGAGCCGTGGCTCAGTTTAGTGAAAACAACCCGACTGCTTCAGAACTAACTATGCAAAATTTTCTGTTCCTCGGAAAACCTATCGACGATAGCAAACGGCCGATGCTCATGGACAGAATATGGCGGCGTACACACGGTCCGGCCAACGCTCTTGTTAAGCCCATATACAAACCTCTTCACGTAGGCAGTGCCAGCGTTCATCACAACTCTCTCGCAAAGGGACACACTATCAATTTTCCAGTCGATCTTTTGCGTATGAATCACTACTGGGGAGCCCGTCTTCAAAACTGGGGAGACGACACACCCGAAATAATTGAAAAAACACAACCAGACAATTCGATGGAATCTATCGTGAAAACCTTACAAGACTGCCTTAGCGAATGCGTCCCTAGTACCGAATATCTTTACCGCAAAGAGTGGAACTAA
- the LOC137994553 gene encoding uncharacterized protein translates to MADDESELEKRLASHSAYFSSLIDFIPVKYYLPVDDEEKVNKYYKNRLQKAPKQIIKEASKKAKRARLDPNQHKTVREIQQELEENEMISSSNSKKKAGKGVKAAFSVETIQSGNLEDLKSRLHARIEEFQRKRRAAPAKTEQHSRKKRSKSEVKEQNKKEKNTVPKGGEGFMKQNASPSKTILNDNGDVVFSKFDFMEKKKEPKPGSKEKKYSKLLAKAEAHKKKLETLQAEDIKKAKEFKDKHLWSQALQKAEGVKQRDDPKLLKKSMKKRDREKEKSRKQWKERIDHQKKQAEEKQKLRQKHIKERTEAKKAKKLGKGKKKHRPGF, encoded by the coding sequence atggcggacgaTGAAAGTGAACTCGAAAAGCGTCTTGCTTCTCATTCGGCGTATTTCAGCTCCTTGATTGATTTTATACCGGTGAAATACTATCTACCTGTAGACGACGAAGAAAAAGTAAACAAGTACTATAAAAATCGCCTACAGAAAGCTCCGAAACAGATCATCAAAGAAGCTTCTAAGAAGGCGAAACGTGCGAGACTTGATCCCAATCAACATAAAACAGTTCGTGAAATACAGCAAGAacttgaagaaaatgaaatgattaGTAGCTCCAATTCAAAAAAGAAAGCTGGAAAAGGAGTGAAGGCTGCTTTTAGCGTTGAAACGATTCAGAGCGGAAATCTTGAGGACTTGAAATCGCGCCTTCATGCTAGAATTGAGGAATTTCAAAGGAAACGAAGAGCGGCTCCGGCAAAGACGGAGCAACATTCACGGAAAAAGAGATCAAAAAGTGAAGTTAAAGAGCAaaataagaaggaaaaaaatactgTGCCAAAAGGAGGCGAGGGATTCATGAAACAAAATGCCTCCCCTAGCAAGACAATACTAAATGACAATGGTGATGTCGTCTTCAGCAAGTTTGACTtcatggaaaaaaagaaagaaccaaAACCAGGTTCCAAAGAGAAAAAGTACTCAAAACTACTCGCAAAAGCCGAAGCTCACAAGAAAAAGTTAGAAACACTTCAAGCAGAGGATATCAAAAAGGCAAAGGAGTTCAAAGACAAGCACTTATGGAGTCAAGCATTACAGAAAGCTGAAGGAGTCAAGCAACGTGATGATCCCAAATTGTTGAAGAAATCCATGAAAAAGAGAGACCGGGAGAAAGAGAAGAGCAGAAAGCAGTGGAAAGAGAGAATTGATCACCAGAAGAAACAggctgaagaaaaacaaaaactgagACAGAAGCATATCAAGGAAAGGACTGAggccaaaaaagcaaaaaagttaggtaaaggaaagaaaaagcaCAGGCCTGGGTTTtga